In the Gemmatimonadota bacterium genome, one interval contains:
- a CDS encoding ATP-dependent Clp protease ATP-binding subunit codes for MNGYNFTERVRKVLQMAREEAQRLHHEYVGTEHILLGLIREGEGVAAAVLQNLNVDLDEIQQKIEETVKKGKAAQTTGPDLPYTSRAKKVLELAMSEARELNHSYVGTEHLLLGLLREEKGIAAQVLTDAGVNLDAARAETLRLLGTEMPPQGGGKEPQPGNVPPAATPPKGEKKSKTPALDHFCRDLTQLASEQQLDPTIGRAKEIERVMEILTRRKKNNPVLIGEPGVGKTAIVEGLAQLIATGECPDALREHRVLSLDMAAVIAGTKYRGQFEERLKAVMNEIAQNKNVILFIDELHTLVGAGAAEGAIDASNMLKPALARGELQCVGASTLNEYRKYIEKDGALERRFQTVVVDPPSIDETVQILQGLKKKYEDHHRVIIPDDTLVAAAKLSERYITDRFLPDKAIDVIDEAGARARLAAQVPPPEVAQLKDELEKVNTEKEAAVRDQNFERAAALRDTERELQGEIRKKQDEWEKRRQSHRPVLGEEEVAFIVSRWTGIPVTRLQEAESSRLLRMEEELHESVVAQEEAIKAIARSIRRSRAGLKDPKRPIGSFIFCGPTGVGKTELARSLAKFLFADASALIRVDMSEYMEKFSVSRLIGAPPGYVGYEDSGTLTKAVRRKPYSVVLLDEIEKAHPDVFNILLQVLDEGHLTDNYGRVIDFKNTVVIMTSNVGAKDVAKNKSLGFTAPDFKASFERMSEKVKEELQQVFNPEFLNRLDDVIVFHPLQKEHIAQIVGIMLRDVQKRMSEGELTLKLSDPASDFLARNGYDEQYGARPLKRAIQRYIEDPLSEKILLGEFAKGDEIEVDLAEDGQKLAFKVLSNSAPKA; via the coding sequence ATGAACGGCTATAACTTCACCGAGCGGGTGCGAAAGGTCCTCCAGATGGCGCGGGAGGAGGCGCAGCGCCTGCACCACGAGTACGTGGGAACGGAGCACATCCTGCTCGGGCTCATTCGCGAAGGCGAAGGAGTCGCGGCGGCCGTCCTCCAGAACCTCAACGTCGACCTCGACGAGATCCAGCAGAAGATCGAAGAGACGGTCAAGAAGGGGAAAGCTGCCCAGACGACGGGGCCGGACCTCCCCTACACGTCGCGCGCCAAGAAGGTGCTCGAGCTGGCGATGAGCGAAGCGCGGGAGCTCAATCACTCGTATGTCGGGACCGAGCACCTGCTGCTTGGCCTGCTGCGCGAGGAGAAGGGGATCGCCGCCCAGGTGCTCACCGACGCTGGGGTCAACCTCGACGCGGCACGCGCCGAGACGTTGCGCCTGCTCGGCACCGAGATGCCGCCGCAGGGTGGCGGCAAGGAGCCGCAGCCGGGGAACGTCCCGCCGGCGGCGACGCCGCCCAAGGGGGAGAAAAAGTCCAAGACCCCGGCGCTCGACCACTTCTGCCGCGACCTCACGCAGCTTGCCTCGGAGCAGCAGCTCGATCCGACCATCGGGCGCGCCAAGGAGATCGAGCGCGTGATGGAGATCCTCACGCGCCGCAAGAAGAACAACCCGGTCCTCATCGGCGAACCCGGTGTCGGCAAGACGGCCATCGTCGAAGGGCTGGCGCAACTCATCGCGACGGGCGAGTGCCCGGACGCGCTGCGCGAACATCGCGTGCTGTCGCTGGACATGGCGGCCGTCATCGCCGGGACCAAGTACCGCGGCCAGTTCGAGGAGCGGCTCAAGGCGGTGATGAACGAGATCGCGCAGAACAAGAACGTGATCCTGTTCATCGACGAGCTGCACACGCTGGTTGGGGCAGGCGCCGCCGAAGGGGCGATCGACGCCTCCAACATGCTCAAGCCGGCGCTGGCGCGCGGTGAGCTGCAGTGCGTGGGCGCCTCGACGTTGAACGAGTATCGCAAGTACATCGAAAAGGACGGGGCGCTCGAGCGTCGCTTCCAGACGGTCGTGGTCGACCCGCCCTCGATCGACGAGACGGTGCAGATCCTTCAGGGGCTCAAGAAGAAGTATGAGGATCACCATCGGGTGATCATCCCTGATGACACGCTCGTCGCGGCGGCCAAGCTGTCGGAACGGTACATCACGGATCGTTTCCTCCCCGACAAGGCGATCGACGTGATCGACGAGGCCGGGGCGCGGGCACGGCTGGCGGCGCAGGTGCCGCCGCCGGAGGTGGCGCAGCTCAAGGACGAACTGGAGAAGGTCAATACCGAGAAGGAGGCCGCGGTCAGGGACCAGAACTTCGAGCGTGCTGCCGCCCTCCGGGACACCGAGCGCGAACTTCAGGGTGAAATTCGGAAGAAGCAGGACGAGTGGGAGAAGCGTCGCCAGTCGCATCGCCCGGTCCTCGGCGAGGAAGAGGTCGCCTTCATCGTGAGCCGCTGGACGGGGATTCCCGTCACCCGGCTTCAGGAGGCGGAGAGCTCGCGTCTGCTGCGGATGGAGGAGGAACTCCACGAGTCAGTGGTCGCCCAGGAAGAGGCGATCAAGGCGATTGCTCGTTCCATCCGGCGCAGTCGTGCCGGGCTTAAGGACCCCAAGCGTCCGATCGGCTCGTTCATCTTTTGCGGCCCGACGGGCGTCGGGAAGACAGAACTCGCGCGCTCGCTGGCCAAGTTCCTGTTCGCGGACGCGTCGGCCCTGATCCGGGTCGACATGAGCGAGTACATGGAGAAGTTTTCGGTCTCGCGCCTGATCGGCGCGCCGCCGGGGTACGTGGGCTATGAGGATTCGGGGACGCTGACCAAGGCGGTTCGGCGGAAGCCGTACAGCGTGGTCCTCCTCGACGAGATCGAGAAGGCGCACCCGGACGTGTTCAATATCCTCCTGCAGGTCCTCGACGAGGGGCACCTGACGGACAACTACGGACGGGTCATCGACTTCAAGAACACGGTCGTGATCATGACCTCGAACGTGGGCGCCAAGGACGTCGCGAAGAACAAGTCGCTGGGCTTCACGGCACCGGACTTCAAGGCCTCGTTCGAGCGCATGTCGGAGAAGGTCAAGGAAGAGCTCCAGCAGGTCTTCAACCCGGAGTTCCTCAACCGGTTGGACGACGTCATCGTCTTCCACCCGCTTCAGAAGGAGCACATCGCCCAGATCGTGGGGATCATGCTCCGGGACGTCCAGAAGCGGATGTCGGAAGGCGAGTTGACGCTCAAGCTCAGCGATCCGGCGTCGGACTTCCTGGCCCGGAACGGCTACGACGAGCAGTACGGGGCGCGGCCGCTCAAGCGGGCGATCCAGCGGTACATCGAGGATCCGCTCTCGGAGAAGATCCTCTTGGGCGAGTTCGCCAAGGGCGACGAGATCGAGGTCGACCTGGCGGAGGACGGGCAG
- a CDS encoding protein arginine kinase, with product MLDLTLLPDGGMGWLDGSGEHADVVLSTRIRLARNVEGYAFTGRAREGERLRVLQQVRDAMPHLPSLRGGVVLRVDEMAPNDRQLLHERHLVSKELAGLENALPLRGGAAVVLGEGVGVMVNEEDHLRLQALRSGLEIARTLSAVERLDRELGSRLPYAYHDDFGFLTACPTNTGTGMRASVLIHLPGLVLTKEIAKVLAGLHAMGLTYRGLYGEGSEVVGNFFQISNQTTLGRTEEELADHLLRVVRHVIQREHEARRVLWRDAGYIIEDKLWRAYGTLRFARSLTFDEAMNYLSGVRLAVGLKLISGLSVYTLNKLLIFCQSAHLAYAEGRALTESEANVARARYVRQALEAEADPVA from the coding sequence ATGCTCGATCTGACGCTCCTTCCCGACGGCGGCATGGGGTGGCTGGACGGCTCCGGCGAGCACGCGGATGTCGTCCTGTCGACGCGTATTCGCCTCGCGCGCAACGTCGAGGGGTATGCGTTCACGGGACGGGCGCGCGAGGGGGAACGATTGCGGGTGCTGCAGCAGGTGCGAGACGCCATGCCGCACCTGCCAAGCCTGCGCGGTGGCGTGGTCCTGCGCGTCGACGAGATGGCCCCTAACGATCGTCAGCTCTTGCACGAACGGCACCTCGTGAGCAAGGAGCTGGCGGGGCTGGAGAATGCGCTGCCGCTCCGCGGGGGGGCGGCGGTCGTGCTGGGGGAAGGGGTGGGCGTGATGGTGAATGAGGAGGACCACCTTCGCCTGCAGGCGCTGCGCTCAGGGCTCGAGATTGCCCGAACGCTGTCGGCGGTGGAGCGGCTGGACCGGGAGCTTGGCTCGCGCCTGCCGTACGCCTACCACGACGATTTCGGGTTCCTGACGGCCTGCCCGACCAATACGGGAACCGGAATGCGTGCGTCGGTGCTCATCCACTTGCCGGGGCTGGTCCTGACCAAGGAGATCGCCAAGGTGTTGGCGGGGCTCCATGCCATGGGGCTGACCTACCGTGGGTTGTATGGTGAGGGGAGCGAGGTGGTGGGCAATTTCTTCCAGATTTCGAACCAGACGACCCTGGGTCGGACCGAGGAGGAGTTGGCGGACCACCTGCTGCGCGTTGTGCGTCACGTGATCCAGCGGGAGCACGAGGCACGGCGCGTGCTGTGGCGGGATGCGGGCTATATTATTGAGGACAAGCTGTGGCGGGCCTATGGGACGCTTCGCTTCGCGCGCAGTCTCACGTTCGATGAGGCGATGAACTACCTCAGCGGCGTGCGGCTGGCGGTGGGGCTGAAACTGATCAGCGGGCTCAGTGTATACACGCTCAACAAGCTCCTGATCTTCTGCCAGAGTGCGCACCTGGCATACGCAGAAGGGCGCGCGCTGACCGAGAGCGAAGCCAATGTGGCGCGAGCGCGCTACGTGCGGCAGGCGCTCGAAGCCGAGGCGGACCCGGTTGCCTAA
- a CDS encoding ABC transporter ATP-binding protein gives MSVLVAEGIVKSYRGGDGGILHILNGVELRVARAEMIAVVGTSGAGKSTLLHVMGALDRPTKGRVVVDGESLEGRSDEELATIRNHKVGFVFQFHHLLREFTALENVMMPARIAGRDVRTARSRAEELLSRVGLSGRMHHRPSELSGGEQQRTAVARSLAMDPVLLLADEPSGNLDHGSAERLHDLLAELARDLEIGMVVVTHNRSLAARADRVLLLEDGVLAETDVRGVVA, from the coding sequence ATGTCCGTTCTAGTAGCCGAGGGAATCGTCAAGTCGTACCGCGGGGGCGACGGTGGAATCCTGCACATCCTCAACGGGGTTGAGCTCCGCGTGGCGCGTGCGGAGATGATCGCCGTCGTGGGGACGAGCGGGGCCGGCAAGAGCACGCTGCTGCACGTCATGGGGGCACTCGACCGCCCGACCAAGGGGCGAGTCGTGGTGGACGGCGAATCGCTCGAGGGACGGTCGGACGAGGAGTTGGCGACGATTCGCAACCACAAGGTGGGCTTCGTCTTCCAGTTTCATCACCTGCTGCGGGAGTTCACGGCGCTCGAGAATGTGATGATGCCGGCGCGGATCGCCGGCCGCGATGTTCGGACCGCGCGCAGCCGTGCGGAGGAGCTGCTGTCTCGGGTGGGGCTGAGCGGACGCATGCACCATCGCCCCTCGGAGCTGTCGGGTGGCGAGCAGCAGCGAACGGCGGTGGCGCGGTCGCTGGCGATGGATCCGGTCCTGCTGTTGGCCGATGAGCCCTCCGGCAACCTCGATCATGGCAGCGCGGAGCGGTTGCACGACCTGTTGGCGGAGTTGGCGCGGGACCTCGAGATTGGCATGGTCGTCGTGACGCACAACCGATCGCTGGCGGCGCGGGCCGATCGGGTTCTCCTGTTGGAGGATGGGGTGTTGGCCGAAACTGACGTGAGAGGAGTGGTCGCCTGA
- a CDS encoding UvrB/UvrC motif-containing protein, with translation MLCDVCREQDASVHLTQAAGGEVTQRHLCAKCAAEQGIETTVTTPPKNVLGEFLQAVQQQASASQADAVRCTYCSMTLRDFRATGRLGCSRCYATFEQSLRELLRRVQGSAKHVGRRYVPPAAEILEKATTIGELRDRLRRAIENEEFEAAATLRDQIKDAE, from the coding sequence ATGCTCTGCGATGTGTGCCGCGAGCAGGACGCCAGCGTGCACCTGACCCAGGCGGCTGGGGGTGAGGTGACGCAGCGGCACCTGTGCGCCAAGTGCGCGGCGGAGCAGGGGATCGAGACAACCGTCACCACGCCCCCCAAGAACGTCCTCGGAGAATTCTTGCAGGCGGTCCAACAGCAGGCGAGCGCGTCGCAGGCCGACGCGGTGCGGTGCACGTATTGCTCGATGACGCTGCGCGATTTCCGCGCGACCGGGCGTCTGGGCTGCTCTCGCTGTTACGCGACGTTCGAGCAGAGTCTGCGCGAACTGCTGCGTCGCGTGCAGGGGAGCGCCAAGCATGTCGGGCGCCGCTACGTCCCGCCGGCGGCCGAGATCCTGGAGAAGGCGACGACGATCGGCGAGTTGCGCGACCGGTTGCGCCGCGCCATCGAGAACGAGGAGTTCGAGGCGGCGGCGACGCTGCGCGACCAGATCAAGGACGCCGAGTGA